One Capsicum annuum cultivar UCD-10X-F1 chromosome 2, UCD10Xv1.1, whole genome shotgun sequence genomic window carries:
- the LOC107860435 gene encoding LOW QUALITY PROTEIN: receptor-like protein kinase FERONIA (The sequence of the model RefSeq protein was modified relative to this genomic sequence to represent the inferred CDS: deleted 1 base in 1 codon): protein MLASSLISFLLLHLMAVTMALTADPLLLSCGALSGTTDESDGRRWDTDTDYPNFLPLNFSSISSTATASDTSVTRVPYMSARIFQSKFTYTLPVSTGTKFLRFYFYPAPYLDINESESFFSVTANHFALLSNFSAFFTDAGASTNSSKALRKEFVINVNETQILKITFSPSPNSYAFVNGIEIVSMPANLYIQGDDHEIKMVGRQNSFYYINNSTALKNLYRLNVGGNFVPSTEDTGMYRVWAADDDFVFGYGYETLHLDVNITYTSETPAYTAPNIVYTTSRTMANYSQSLDWIFPLDSGFYYLFRLHFCEIQLEVKEQNYRVFDILIGNKTADQLVDVIQRSGGSRVPMYTDHVVFVRDPDGRRGKKDVSLELRPNMETKAVYENAILNGLEIFKLSDPNGNLAVPYPESFFERPKKKKKKNISSHIIVVIITGVISGIAVFSILGFLISWRRNGGKAGSGTKKTGSSSLPSDMCRHFLIEEIKNATGNFDEKFVIGHGGFGNVYKGYLNNGTTTVAVKRSNPSSKQGVREFQTEIEMLSSKLRHRHLVSLIGYCDDNNEMILVYDYMANGTLRDQLYDTDNAPLPWKKRLDICIGAAKGLYYLHSGTKYTIIHRDVKSTNILLDDKWVAKVSDFGLSKVGSLGGIDVTHVSTAVKGSFGYVDPEYYKRQKLTEKSDVYSFGVIMFEVLCSRPAISPNLSSEQVNLAEWACRSCTKGNLERIIDPNLEGQISPECLSKYVELAYHCLRDQGIQRPTMGDIVKTLEFALQLQEDADNRGHEVEGYIYPPGSSSPLITNGHVNIATNEEEIFPGLNEVERKLTDNDISISTSRSARLKNITIFSEIMNPLGR, encoded by the exons ATGTTAGCCAGTTCTCTGATTTCCTTTCTCCTATTACATCTCATGGCAGTAACTATGGCTCTCACGGCAGACCCTTTGTTGCTCAGTTGTGGCGCACTATCAGGCACCACAGATGAGTCCGATGGCCGTCGATGGGACACTGATACCGACTACCCAAATTTCTTGCCCTTGAATTTTTCAAGCATTTCATCAACAGCCACAGCTTCAGACACTTCAGTCACTAGAGTCCCTTACATGAGCGCCCGTATTTTCCAATCTAAATTCACCTATACTCTCCCTGTTTCTACTGGCACCAAATTCCTTCGTTTCTATTTTTACCCCGCTCCGTACCTTGACATCAACGAATCTGAATCCTTTTTCTCTGTCACAGCTAATCAT TTTGCCCTCTTGAGTAACTTCAGCGCTTTCTTTACAGACGCTGGAGCAAGTACCAATTCTAGTAAAGCGCTTCGAAAAGAATTTGTCATTAATGTTAATGAAACTCAGATACTCAAGATAACGTTCTCTCCTTCACCCAACTCTTATGCTTTTGTTAATGGGATTGAGATTGTCTCCATGCCTGCCAATCTTTACATCCAGGGTGACGATCATGAAATTAAAATGGTGGGACGACAGAATAGTTTTTATTACATCAATAACAGTACTGCTCTAAAAAATTTGTACAGGCTGAACGTGGGAGGAAATTTCGTTCCTAGCACAGAAGATACAGGCATGTATCGTGTGTGGGCTGCAGATGACGACTTTGTTTTTGGATATGGCTATGAAACTCTTCATTTAGATGTCAACATCACTTACACTTCTGAAACTCCGGCTTATACAGCGCCAAACATAGTTTACACAACCTCTAGGACCATGGCCAACTACAGCCAGAGCCTGGATTGGATATTCCCTCTAGATTCTGGGTTTTACTATCTTTTCAGGCTCCATTTTTGTGAGATTCAGCTGGAAGTTAAGGAACAGAACTATCGGGTTTTCGATATACTCATTGGAAACAAAACGGCAGATCAACTAGTCGATGTGATTCAACGGAGTGGCGGCTCGAGAGTCCCGATGTACACAGACCACGTGGTGTTTGTGAGAGATCCAGATGGCCGACGAGGCAAGAAAGATGTGTCGCTTGAATTGCGACCTAACATGGAAACAAAAGCTGTGTATGAAAATGCTATCTTAAATGgcttggaaattttcaaattgaGTGATCCAAATGGAAATCTGGCCGTTCCATATCCCGAGTCTTTCTTCGAACGTccgaaaaaaaagaagaagaaaaatatatcatCGCATATCATTGTTGTTATCATCACAGGTGTGATTAGCGGAATTGCTGTTTTCTCAATTCTCGGTTTTTTAATTTCCTGGCGACGAAATGGGGGGAAAGCTGGTTCTGGTACGAAAAAGACAGGCTCATCATCACTACCATCCGATATGTGCCGACACTTTTTGATAGAAGAGATAAAAAATGCAACAGGCAACTTTGATGAAAAATTCGTGATTGGACATGGAGGTTTTGGTAATGTTTATAAAGGGTACCTCAACAATGGTACAACCACAGTTGCAGTCAAGAGATCGAATCCCTCATCAAAGCAAGGGGTTCGCGAGTTCCAAACAGAGATTGAGATGTTATCATCAAAGCTAAGGCATCGACATCTGGTGTCCTTAATTGGTTATTGTGATGATAACAATGAGATGATCTTGGTTTATGATTACATGGCTAATGGAACCCTGCGAGATCAGTTGTATGATACTGATAATGCTCCTCTTCCTTGGAAGAAACGCCTTGACATTTGTATTGGTGCAGCTAAAGGATTATATTACCTTCATTCAG GTACCAAATACACAATCATTCACCGAGATGTCAAGTCAACTAACATCCTATTGGATGATAAATGGGTTGCCAAGGTGTCAGATTTTGGATTGTCCAAAGTAGGTTCACTTGGTGGGATAGATGTTACCCATGTTAGCACTGCAGTGAAAGGAAGTTTTGGGTACGTAGATCCTGAATACTACAAACGTCAAAAGTTGACAGAAAAATCAGATGTTTATTCCTTTGGGGTGATTATGTTTGAAGTGTTATGCTCTAGACCGGCGATAAGTCCAAACTTGTCAAGTGAGCAAGTGAATTTGGCTGAGTGGGCTTGTAGGAGTTGTACAAAAGGAAATCTTGAACGAATCATTGATCCTAATTTGGAGGGACAAATTTCCCCAGAATGTTTAAGCAAGTATGTTGAATTGGCATATCATTGCTTGAGGGATCAAGGGATTCAAAGGCCAACAATGGGTGATATTGTTAAAACTTTAGAATTTGCATTACAACTCCAAGAGGATGCAGATAATAGAGGTCATGAGGTGGAAGGATACATATACCCCCCTGGCTCTTCTTCTCCTTTGATTACTAATGGTCATGTTAATATAGCAACAAATGAAGAAGAAATTTTTCCAGGTTTAAATGAAGTTGAAAGAAAGTTGACAGACAATGATATATCCATTTCAACTAGTAGGAGTGCTAGATTGAAGAACATCACCATTTTCTCTGAGATCATGAATCCATTAGGCCGGTGA